The following coding sequences lie in one Bordetella genomosp. 9 genomic window:
- the gatB gene encoding Asp-tRNA(Asn)/Glu-tRNA(Gln) amidotransferase subunit GatB, translating to MDWEIVIGLETHTQLSTDSKIFSGSSTRFGAAPNTQANLVDLALPGSLPVMNRGAAERAIRFGLAVGGQIAPRSVFARKNYFYPDLPKGYQISQYELPVVSGGAISFFVGETAKTVRLTRAHLEEDAGKSLHEDFHLANGSPASGIDLNRAGTPLLEIVSEPEMRSAAEAVAYARALHSLVVWLGICDGNMQEGSFRCDANVSVRPVGQKEFGTRTEIKNVNSFRFLERAILFEARRQIELIEDGGTVVQETRLYDADRDETRSMRSKEDAHDYRYFPDPDLPPLVISREWVEEVRATMPELPADKRARFESEYGLPAYDAAQLTMSRDMADYFEAVARALPAGQAKQAANWIMGELSAALNRAETDIAASPVSASALAALISRILDGTISNKIAREVFGAMWEGEHGGQPDAIIEARGLKQISDTGAIGAMIDEVLAANPTVVDEYRAGKQKAFNSLVGQIMKAAKGKANPQQVNELLKQKLG from the coding sequence ATGGATTGGGAAATCGTCATCGGGCTGGAAACGCATACCCAGCTCTCCACCGACTCGAAGATCTTTTCGGGCAGCAGCACGCGCTTCGGCGCGGCGCCGAACACACAGGCCAACCTGGTGGACCTGGCGCTGCCCGGCAGCCTGCCCGTCATGAACCGCGGCGCCGCGGAACGGGCCATCCGCTTTGGCCTCGCCGTGGGCGGGCAGATCGCGCCGCGCTCGGTTTTCGCGCGCAAAAATTACTTCTACCCGGACCTGCCCAAGGGCTACCAGATCAGCCAGTACGAATTGCCGGTGGTGAGCGGCGGTGCGATCTCTTTCTTCGTCGGCGAGACGGCGAAAACGGTGCGGCTGACGCGTGCCCACCTGGAAGAGGACGCGGGCAAGTCGCTGCACGAGGACTTCCATCTGGCCAACGGTTCGCCGGCCAGCGGCATCGACCTGAACCGCGCCGGCACACCGCTCCTGGAAATCGTCAGCGAGCCGGAGATGCGCTCCGCCGCCGAAGCGGTCGCGTATGCGCGTGCGTTGCATAGCCTGGTGGTGTGGCTGGGCATTTGCGACGGCAACATGCAGGAAGGTTCGTTCCGTTGCGACGCGAACGTGTCGGTGCGCCCTGTGGGGCAGAAGGAATTCGGCACACGCACGGAGATCAAGAACGTCAACTCCTTCCGTTTCCTCGAGCGCGCCATTCTGTTCGAAGCCCGCCGCCAGATCGAACTGATCGAGGACGGCGGCACGGTGGTCCAGGAAACGCGTCTGTACGACGCGGACCGCGACGAAACGCGCAGCATGCGCAGCAAGGAAGACGCGCACGATTACCGCTACTTCCCGGACCCCGATCTGCCGCCGCTGGTGATTTCGCGGGAATGGGTGGAAGAAGTGCGCGCCACCATGCCGGAACTGCCGGCCGACAAGCGGGCCCGCTTCGAAAGCGAATACGGCCTGCCCGCCTACGACGCGGCCCAGCTGACGATGAGCCGCGATATGGCGGACTACTTCGAAGCCGTCGCGCGGGCGTTGCCGGCCGGGCAGGCGAAGCAGGCGGCCAACTGGATCATGGGCGAACTGAGCGCCGCACTGAACCGGGCGGAGACCGACATTGCAGCCTCGCCGGTCAGCGCATCGGCCCTGGCCGCGCTGATTTCGCGCATCCTGGACGGCACAATCTCGAACAAGATCGCGCGCGAGGTGTTCGGCGCGATGTGGGAAGGCGAGCACGGCGGGCAGCCGGACGCCATCATCGAGGCTCGTGGGTTGAAGCAGATCAGCGATACGGGCGCGATCGGGGCGATGATCGACGAAGTGCTCGCCGCGAACCCTACGGTGGTCGACGAGTATCGGGCCGGGAAGCAGAAGGCGTTCAACTCGCTGGTGGGGCAGATCATGAAGGCCGCCAAAGGGAAGGCGAACCCCCAGCAGGTGAATGAGCTGTTGAAGCAGAAGCTCGGCTGA
- the pyrE gene encoding orotate phosphoribosyltransferase translates to MTASAAPSIDFVRFALEQGVLRFGSFKVKSGRVSPYFFNAGLFNDGASMGRLASFYAGALLDSGVSFDMLFGPAYKGIPLATAVAMALASDPRRAGRPVPFAYNRKEAKDHGEGGTLVGAPLKGKVVIVDDVITAGTSVRESVDIIRAAGAEPAAVLIAMDRMERAGPDDALSAHSAVQDVSRTYGIPVVSIASLTDILTLLEDAPEFGDHRGAVLAYRQKYGV, encoded by the coding sequence ATGACCGCCTCTGCCGCTCCTTCCATCGATTTTGTCCGCTTCGCCCTGGAGCAGGGCGTGCTCCGCTTCGGCAGCTTCAAAGTGAAGTCGGGCCGTGTCAGTCCATACTTCTTCAATGCCGGGCTGTTCAACGACGGCGCGTCGATGGGTCGCCTGGCCAGCTTCTACGCAGGCGCGCTGCTGGATTCCGGCGTGTCGTTCGATATGCTGTTCGGCCCGGCGTACAAAGGGATTCCCCTGGCCACGGCGGTGGCGATGGCGCTGGCTTCGGATCCCCGCCGCGCCGGCCGGCCGGTGCCCTTTGCCTACAACCGCAAGGAAGCGAAGGACCACGGCGAAGGCGGCACGCTGGTCGGCGCGCCGCTGAAAGGCAAGGTGGTGATCGTCGATGACGTGATCACGGCGGGCACGTCGGTCCGCGAGTCGGTGGACATCATCCGGGCCGCGGGCGCGGAGCCGGCCGCGGTGCTGATCGCGATGGACCGCATGGAAAGGGCGGGGCCCGATGATGCGCTGTCCGCGCACTCCGCGGTTCAGGATGTGAGCCGTACTTACGGGATTCCCGTCGTCAGCATCGCTTCGCTGACCGATATTCTGACCTTGCTCGAGGATGCGCCGGAATTTGGCGACCACCGGGGGGCTGTGTTGGCTTATCGGCAGAAATACGGGGTTTGA